In Candidatus Nitrospira nitrificans, one DNA window encodes the following:
- a CDS encoding AraC family transcriptional regulator codes for MDVLSEVLKAVKLDGAVFFNGEFSSPWCAREPDASTLASFLPTRPKHVIIFHLVTEGRGYVRLEEDGRAVPLEAGDIVILAHGDAHFMGNGPFVTPIDSAEQLRQVLTEGHIISHSGGGGELTKLICGYLTCDPQLSQVFLAGLPPIVKVHIRDSSSGQWLEDTLRYSIDHAEASGPGGAAVIAKLSEVLFVETLRQYIAQLPPSQTGWLAGVRDPDVGKALALLHKQPSQPWTIASLANEVGLSRSVLAERFRHYLSDTPMGYLTRWRLQLAAQVLTSSSKSVAEVAGEVGYESEPSFNRAFKRELGIPPARFRNQTRLAQRKNG; via the coding sequence ATGGATGTGCTCTCTGAAGTCCTGAAAGCCGTTAAACTGGACGGCGCCGTGTTCTTCAACGGCGAATTCTCATCACCGTGGTGCGCACGCGAGCCTGACGCGAGCACGTTGGCATCGTTTCTCCCCACCCGTCCGAAGCACGTCATTATCTTTCACCTGGTCACCGAAGGACGAGGCTACGTTCGCCTCGAAGAGGATGGCCGGGCAGTACCCCTTGAAGCCGGTGATATCGTCATCCTTGCGCATGGCGATGCGCACTTTATGGGCAACGGCCCTTTCGTCACGCCGATCGACAGCGCGGAGCAACTGCGGCAGGTGCTGACCGAAGGACATATCATTTCCCATTCCGGAGGTGGGGGAGAACTCACCAAGCTGATCTGCGGCTACCTGACCTGCGACCCGCAACTCAGCCAGGTCTTCCTCGCCGGACTCCCCCCGATCGTCAAGGTCCATATCCGTGACAGCTCGTCAGGACAATGGTTGGAAGACACCCTTCGCTATTCCATCGATCACGCTGAGGCCTCCGGCCCAGGCGGCGCCGCCGTCATCGCCAAGTTGTCCGAAGTGTTGTTCGTGGAAACGTTGCGACAGTACATCGCCCAACTGCCGCCCTCTCAGACCGGATGGCTCGCCGGTGTACGTGATCCGGACGTCGGGAAGGCGCTTGCGCTCTTGCACAAGCAGCCATCACAGCCCTGGACGATCGCTTCGCTGGCTAACGAAGTCGGTCTCTCACGTTCAGTATTGGCCGAGCGATTTCGGCATTATCTTTCCGATACACCGATGGGGTACCTGACTCGCTGGAGACTGCAGCTCGCCGCTCAAGTCTTGACGTCCAGCTCCAAAAGTGTGGCCGAAGTGGCCGGCGAGGTGGGATATGAGTCGGAACCGTCCTTCAATCGTGCCTTCAAGAGAGAGTTGGGAATCCCACCCGCTCGGTTCCGCAACCAGACGAGACTCGCTCAGCGTAAGAATGGATAG
- a CDS encoding VOC family protein translates to MDEAQALESLMERMVADYLARNRAATVLKTMLDETGVGFSPLIDHVTIRTLDIDRGAEPFVELGYAYDETLQYDDWYAKVYRKPGYPALFVDQAYPDERGTTSIIPGWVDKFGDKVFHHVAVRVEDIDKAVERLKHKGVVFAGNIVGERGGHLRQIFSSPEMVEGRPFSVLELTERHRGYLGFLPPQADSLMKSSTGR, encoded by the coding sequence ATGGATGAGGCCCAAGCCCTGGAGAGTCTGATGGAGCGGATGGTCGCCGACTATCTGGCGAGAAATCGTGCCGCCACGGTACTGAAAACGATGCTCGACGAAACGGGTGTGGGATTTTCTCCTCTCATCGACCATGTCACGATTCGGACGCTCGATATCGACCGAGGAGCCGAACCATTCGTCGAACTCGGCTATGCCTACGATGAAACCTTGCAGTACGACGATTGGTACGCGAAGGTCTATCGGAAGCCCGGCTACCCGGCGCTTTTTGTCGACCAGGCCTATCCGGATGAACGAGGCACGACCAGCATCATTCCCGGTTGGGTCGATAAATTCGGCGACAAGGTCTTTCATCACGTCGCCGTTCGGGTGGAGGATATCGACAAGGCGGTGGAGCGGCTCAAACACAAAGGCGTCGTGTTTGCCGGCAACATTGTCGGCGAGCGCGGAGGCCATCTCCGGCAGATCTTTTCTTCCCCGGAGATGGTGGAGGGCCGGCCGTTCTCCGTGCTGGAGTTGACGGAGCGGCACCGAGGCTACCTCGGCTTCCTCCCCCCTCAGGCCGACAGTTTGATGAAATCTTCGACCGGCCGCTAA
- a CDS encoding nuclear transport factor 2 family protein: MIRLRLGMWCVLTLFIGVPTTAIGSEPSDPESAIRLMVRANAEKDLPTLSRLMAHDADIISYGVAGRKYVGWTELEEGMREEFINSQKLEIPINELKVWIKGDLAWYAMELDYIRYVVDGSALKRTVLPMRETGVLERRNGHWQLLSWHESFRSAQFGGSLASPPAASSSPARQ, translated from the coding sequence ATGATCAGGCTGAGACTGGGTATGTGGTGTGTCCTGACACTGTTCATCGGCGTCCCGACCACCGCAATCGGATCGGAACCTTCCGATCCAGAGTCGGCCATCCGTCTGATGGTTCGCGCCAATGCCGAAAAAGATTTACCGACGCTCTCACGACTGATGGCCCACGATGCCGATATCATCAGTTACGGGGTCGCCGGCCGTAAGTATGTCGGCTGGACGGAGCTTGAGGAGGGCATGAGGGAGGAATTCATCAATTCCCAGAAACTGGAGATTCCGATCAATGAGCTGAAGGTCTGGATCAAAGGAGATCTGGCTTGGTATGCGATGGAGCTCGACTATATACGCTATGTTGTCGATGGATCTGCATTGAAACGGACCGTGCTTCCGATGCGGGAAACGGGGGTGCTCGAACGCCGCAATGGCCATTGGCAATTGTTGTCGTGGCACGAATCGTTTCGGTCTGCTCAGTTCGGCGGGTCTCTTGCTTCACCGCCCGCTGCATCTTCCAGTCCAGCTCGACAATAA
- a CDS encoding tetratricopeptide repeat protein, which translates to MIKSQETPQPLFRTALAVAERVTVTILVGTTALCLPSFAEAASCDAIVGQWAWFAGGQVTIKSDGTFTQQSGNSGTWECTDASKNAVTLKWSKGGFVNKMALSADGANLSSTDPSQSFVKATRINPETGLTDLLAPRQATNIDSPSSSRRPTGPPGGTVPIKPSIPLAGTQKKGPASYDSPQGFVSSDPKVEARFKQGYHLYMKKSYAAAFPILLETAQAGHPRAQALLGLIYSNGRGQAVDNKQAAEWYGKAAAQGHRAAQFSLGNLYLEGDGVPKDQVKAVQLYRQSADQGFPDAEFHIGLAYEFGWGGLPRDRRTAIKWLDRASRHKHGQAGWIVGWLEDPKTPHFKDVDQLGKYIGGIIERRASAAFEGGGGGDGGNPCSSYSGPVAGACNQGDKGAMDRYQNHQETQEDKRKYGVQ; encoded by the coding sequence ATGATCAAATCCCAAGAAACGCCACAGCCTCTTTTCCGAACGGCGCTGGCTGTCGCTGAAAGAGTCACCGTTACAATTCTTGTTGGAACGACAGCCCTGTGCCTTCCCTCGTTTGCCGAAGCCGCCTCCTGCGACGCCATCGTCGGACAATGGGCTTGGTTCGCCGGCGGGCAGGTCACGATCAAGTCAGATGGGACCTTCACACAACAGTCCGGAAACTCTGGAACCTGGGAGTGCACCGATGCCTCCAAGAACGCCGTGACCTTGAAATGGAGCAAGGGCGGTTTCGTAAACAAAATGGCGCTGTCGGCGGACGGCGCCAATCTGTCCAGCACGGATCCCTCGCAGTCCTTCGTCAAAGCGACCAGGATCAATCCGGAAACTGGACTCACCGACTTGCTGGCGCCTCGTCAGGCGACGAATATCGATTCACCATCGTCGTCTCGCCGGCCCACTGGACCGCCCGGCGGGACGGTGCCCATTAAACCTTCCATACCCCTTGCCGGTACACAAAAAAAAGGCCCCGCTTCATATGACTCTCCCCAAGGGTTTGTCAGTTCCGATCCGAAGGTCGAAGCGCGCTTCAAACAGGGCTACCATTTGTACATGAAAAAAAGCTATGCGGCGGCCTTCCCAATCCTGCTGGAGACGGCGCAAGCGGGACACCCCCGTGCCCAAGCGCTCTTGGGACTGATCTATAGTAATGGTCGTGGTCAAGCGGTGGATAACAAGCAGGCCGCAGAGTGGTACGGCAAGGCGGCGGCACAGGGCCATCGCGCCGCTCAGTTTTCACTTGGAAATTTGTATCTCGAAGGCGACGGCGTGCCGAAAGATCAAGTGAAGGCCGTCCAGTTGTATCGTCAAAGCGCCGACCAAGGCTTTCCCGATGCGGAGTTCCATATTGGGCTGGCGTACGAATTCGGATGGGGCGGACTCCCCCGAGACCGGAGGACGGCGATCAAGTGGTTGGATCGAGCGAGCCGCCACAAGCATGGGCAAGCCGGCTGGATCGTGGGTTGGCTAGAAGATCCTAAGACGCCGCATTTCAAGGACGTTGATCAATTGGGAAAATATATCGGCGGCATCATCGAGCGACGTGCATCAGCGGCGTTCGAGGGTGGCGGCGGTGGCGACGGCGGAAACCCCTGTAGCAGCTATTCGGGTCCTGTGGCGGGGGCCTGCAATCAGGGGGATAAAGGAGCAATGGACCGTTACCAGAACCATCAGGAAACCCAGGAGGATAAGCGGAAGTATGGTGTCCAGTGA
- a CDS encoding saccharopine dehydrogenase family protein produces MHRVLVLGAGKIGSLIACLLNQHGRYEIHLGDMTLDAPKHLVEHLGLERVTPCLLDVRHPDAVGTYLSAHRFDAVLSSLPYFCNPTVAGLALTHHLHYFDLTEDVEVTNQIKVLSTGATHAFVPQCGLAPGFISIVAHELMTHFETLDTVKMRVGALPVHPSNALKYSLTWSTDGLINEYGNVCYGIEEGEKVPLQPLEGYETIELDGLLYEAFNTSGGLGTLADSYAGKVRTMNYKTLRYPGHCDKIHLLMKDLKLNEDRETLKRVLEHAVPQTLQDVVLVYASVTGKNEDGFFEENYVKKVYPQCIKGKLWSAIQVTTASSICCVLDLVLSHPSAYHGFVTQESILLKDFLANEFGVCFR; encoded by the coding sequence ATGCATCGCGTGCTCGTCCTCGGCGCAGGCAAAATCGGGTCTCTGATTGCCTGCCTGCTCAATCAACATGGCCGGTACGAGATCCATCTCGGCGACATGACCCTGGATGCGCCGAAGCATCTGGTCGAACATCTCGGGTTGGAGCGGGTCACTCCCTGTTTGTTGGATGTACGGCATCCGGATGCCGTCGGCACCTATCTCTCAGCGCATCGATTCGACGCGGTTCTTTCGAGCCTCCCCTATTTCTGTAATCCGACCGTTGCCGGTCTGGCCCTGACCCATCATCTGCACTACTTCGACCTGACGGAAGATGTCGAGGTCACGAACCAGATCAAGGTCTTGAGCACCGGCGCCACGCATGCCTTTGTGCCGCAATGTGGGCTTGCGCCCGGCTTCATCAGTATCGTGGCGCACGAACTGATGACCCACTTTGAAACGCTGGATACCGTCAAGATGCGGGTCGGCGCGTTGCCGGTCCATCCCAGCAATGCCCTCAAGTATTCGCTCACCTGGTCGACCGATGGACTCATTAATGAGTACGGCAATGTGTGCTACGGGATCGAGGAAGGCGAGAAAGTCCCGCTGCAACCTCTCGAAGGGTACGAAACCATCGAGTTGGACGGGCTGCTGTATGAAGCCTTCAACACGTCAGGTGGCTTGGGTACCTTGGCCGACAGTTATGCCGGGAAAGTCCGAACCATGAACTACAAGACGCTCCGTTATCCCGGCCACTGCGACAAAATTCACCTCTTGATGAAAGACCTCAAGCTCAACGAAGACCGAGAGACCCTGAAGCGTGTCCTTGAGCATGCCGTTCCCCAGACGCTGCAGGACGTCGTCTTGGTTTATGCCTCGGTGACGGGCAAGAACGAGGATGGATTCTTCGAGGAGAATTACGTGAAAAAAGTGTATCCGCAATGTATCAAGGGCAAACTCTGGTCGGCGATCCAAGTGACGACCGCGTCGAGTATCTGCTGCGTCCTCGATCTTGTGTTGAGCCACCCATCGGCGTACCATGGATTCGTCACTCAGGAATCCATATTACTGAAGGATTTCTTGGCCAATGAATTTGGAGTCTGCTTCCGATGA
- a CDS encoding CBS domain-containing protein, which produces MGPTKAIVKGHALYEALGGKLIKDGFTNRQDLEDYVNHHYLALPVVDKQGRPWLLDGKPVYCLHGTQYETVHDERVQLVRCSDCGGMGMRTDEFTVESDCIHCTACGHEFDARLEMMET; this is translated from the coding sequence ATGGGACCGACAAAGGCGATCGTGAAAGGTCATGCCCTTTATGAGGCATTGGGAGGCAAGTTGATCAAAGATGGCTTCACGAACCGGCAGGATCTGGAAGACTACGTCAACCATCATTATCTTGCTCTGCCGGTCGTCGATAAACAAGGGCGACCATGGCTTCTCGATGGAAAGCCGGTCTATTGTCTGCATGGAACTCAATACGAAACCGTGCACGATGAGCGGGTCCAGCTTGTCCGCTGTTCGGATTGCGGAGGCATGGGAATGAGAACCGACGAGTTCACCGTCGAATCGGATTGCATCCATTGCACGGCCTGCGGACATGAATTCGATGCCAGACTGGAAATGATGGAGACGTAG
- a CDS encoding hemerythrin domain-containing protein, giving the protein MQSDTHPPSGPVTRFLEDDHRRLEELLGSAMVSRDRIEQERYDEFRAGLLRHIGMEEKILLPAAQLSNGGTALSMAATIRLDHGAIAALLMPSPTPELIAMLRSILNKHNEVEEGPDGLYATCDKLVSSETEQLMTKLRAAPAVAVLPHSDTPAVLGAVRRALERAGYAYPSDSRHS; this is encoded by the coding sequence ATGCAATCAGATACACATCCACCGTCGGGACCTGTGACGCGGTTTCTCGAAGACGACCATCGACGGCTGGAGGAACTCCTCGGCTCAGCCATGGTTTCCAGAGACCGGATCGAGCAGGAACGCTACGATGAGTTTCGGGCCGGACTGCTTCGCCATATTGGGATGGAGGAGAAGATTCTGTTGCCCGCGGCTCAGCTATCGAACGGCGGGACGGCGCTGTCGATGGCGGCAACGATTCGACTCGATCACGGCGCGATCGCTGCCCTCCTTATGCCCTCTCCCACGCCCGAACTCATCGCCATGCTGCGTTCGATCTTGAATAAACATAACGAGGTCGAGGAGGGGCCCGATGGCTTGTACGCCACCTGCGATAAATTGGTAAGCTCGGAGACGGAACAGCTGATGACCAAACTCCGTGCCGCCCCAGCCGTGGCTGTGCTGCCACATTCGGACACTCCGGCTGTGCTCGGTGCCGTCCGCCGGGCCTTGGAACGGGCCGGATATGCCTATCCTTCCGATTCACGGCACTCCTGA
- a CDS encoding SEL1-like repeat protein translates to MPLIVLLIALTVFPVSVHADLNEDFAVCRRIIFQIGSDPKPPAEQYCLGLSHAFALNHKKNRTEAAKWFRKAAEQNHGAAAAILGYLYERGDGVKADPAEAAKWYCKSADQNNSDGLFNLGRAYEHGIGLSKDIGQARTYYQKAMVAGSRDARQALAALGKGPEPMTAAQSQFDEGVRLYKASDFAGAVKVFQKLADRGDAKAQLQMGYQYEHGEGVRKNDDEAARWYRKAAEQGNAVAQSNLGMMYEDGKGVGENWSEAVQWYRKSAEQGHVQGQFRLGRMYQFGMAVPQNRQEAIRWFDKAGDQGHDQANYFANHLKARNSYVGFRNDEEHAAVVGLKLRGVTLNIEPVGRTFRNSTERLAYLRQAGKQADAEETLLRLESKSREYKACVDSGASGCIPP, encoded by the coding sequence ATGCCACTGATCGTGTTGCTCATTGCGCTTACCGTGTTTCCCGTTTCGGTGCACGCTGACCTCAACGAGGACTTCGCGGTCTGTCGTAGGATCATTTTCCAGATCGGTTCGGATCCGAAACCGCCAGCCGAGCAATATTGCCTCGGCCTGTCGCATGCATTTGCACTGAACCACAAGAAGAATCGGACCGAGGCGGCGAAATGGTTCCGCAAGGCGGCGGAACAGAACCATGGCGCGGCTGCGGCGATCCTAGGTTATTTGTACGAGCGAGGCGACGGCGTGAAAGCCGATCCTGCTGAAGCAGCCAAGTGGTACTGCAAATCAGCGGATCAGAATAATAGCGATGGCCTATTCAACCTTGGCCGGGCCTATGAGCATGGGATCGGTCTGTCAAAAGACATCGGACAGGCGAGGACCTACTATCAGAAAGCCATGGTGGCCGGTTCACGCGATGCGCGGCAAGCGCTCGCCGCGCTCGGAAAAGGACCTGAGCCGATGACGGCAGCGCAGTCACAGTTCGATGAGGGCGTGCGTCTGTACAAGGCGAGTGACTTTGCCGGAGCCGTTAAGGTTTTTCAGAAGCTGGCGGATAGAGGCGATGCCAAAGCGCAGTTGCAGATGGGATATCAATACGAACACGGCGAGGGTGTCCGCAAGAACGATGACGAGGCAGCGCGATGGTATCGCAAAGCGGCGGAGCAAGGAAATGCCGTTGCGCAGAGCAATTTGGGCATGATGTACGAGGATGGGAAGGGAGTCGGAGAAAACTGGAGCGAGGCGGTGCAGTGGTATCGGAAAAGCGCCGAGCAGGGGCACGTGCAAGGCCAATTTCGTCTCGGCCGGATGTACCAATTCGGCATGGCCGTACCGCAGAACCGGCAGGAAGCGATCCGCTGGTTCGACAAGGCCGGCGATCAAGGACACGATCAAGCCAATTATTTTGCCAACCATCTGAAGGCGAGAAACAGTTACGTGGGGTTTCGGAACGACGAAGAACACGCCGCGGTGGTGGGGCTGAAATTGCGCGGGGTCACGCTGAACATCGAGCCGGTCGGCCGAACGTTTCGCAATTCCACCGAGCGCTTAGCCTATCTGCGACAGGCCGGAAAGCAAGCCGACGCCGAAGAAACCTTGCTCCGGTTGGAGTCAAAGAGTCGCGAGTACAAAGCCTGCGTGGACTCCGGCGCATCAGGTTGTATCCCGCCGTAA
- a CDS encoding peptide chain release factor 3: MTTETTLSTELAAATGRRRTFAIISHPDAGKTTLTEKLLLYSGLIRTAGMVRGRKGGKATASDWMGMEQERGISITASAMQFPYKGAVINLLDTPGHQDFSEDTYRTLTAADSAIMVIDAAKGVETQTRKLFAVCRMRRIPVLTLINKMDLPGRPPLDLMTEVEQALNIHASAVNWPIGSGSDFVGIVTRADSLVQLFSKTMHGGAAKVETAVLPLSELNASGRVSEETMAHVRHDLELLEIAGNPFTREQFLQGEVTPVFFASALTNFGIESFLDAFVNLAPSPGARLADREDGSEVSVNPIEMPFSAYVFKLQANMNPKHRDSTAFLRVCSGRFERDLVVKHHRLGRDIRLARPHSLVAQERSTVEEAYPGDIIGIINPGVFAIGDTVSLTGGFNFKPLPQFQPEIFARLRPTDVGKRKAFDKGLSQMAQEGTVQIMRSLHDQETLIAAVGRLQFDVLQYRLRHEYRVDTIVDALPFTCSAWLEGDPSTFKSPSASMIVKDHRDRIVVLFGDQLMKTIARDRNPDHVLRDMG, translated from the coding sequence ATGACGACTGAGACGACTCTCTCAACAGAACTGGCCGCCGCCACGGGGCGACGGCGAACCTTTGCCATCATCAGCCATCCTGATGCCGGCAAGACAACCCTGACTGAAAAGCTGCTGCTCTATTCCGGGCTGATTCGGACCGCCGGCATGGTACGCGGGCGTAAGGGCGGAAAAGCGACTGCGTCGGATTGGATGGGAATGGAACAGGAACGCGGCATTTCCATCACCGCGTCCGCGATGCAGTTTCCCTACAAAGGGGCCGTGATCAACTTGCTGGATACGCCGGGCCACCAAGATTTTTCCGAGGACACCTATCGCACCTTGACGGCAGCCGATAGCGCCATCATGGTGATCGATGCGGCCAAGGGTGTTGAAACGCAAACCCGCAAGCTTTTCGCCGTCTGCCGCATGCGGCGGATTCCCGTGCTGACCTTGATCAACAAGATGGACCTGCCTGGTCGCCCGCCGCTCGATTTGATGACGGAAGTCGAACAGGCATTGAACATTCATGCGAGCGCCGTCAATTGGCCGATCGGGTCAGGCAGCGACTTCGTGGGCATTGTGACCCGTGCCGACAGCCTGGTGCAGCTCTTCAGCAAGACCATGCACGGCGGAGCGGCAAAAGTGGAAACAGCCGTCTTGCCGCTGAGCGAGCTCAATGCGAGCGGGAGGGTCTCGGAAGAAACCATGGCGCACGTGCGGCATGACCTGGAGCTCTTAGAGATCGCCGGGAACCCGTTCACACGCGAGCAGTTTCTCCAAGGTGAAGTCACTCCGGTCTTTTTCGCCTCGGCGCTCACGAACTTTGGGATTGAAAGCTTTCTCGACGCCTTCGTGAATCTAGCCCCAAGCCCCGGCGCGCGGCTCGCCGACCGCGAGGACGGATCCGAGGTCTCAGTCAACCCGATCGAGATGCCGTTCAGCGCCTATGTGTTCAAGTTGCAAGCCAACATGAACCCCAAGCATCGCGACAGTACGGCGTTTCTTCGGGTCTGCTCGGGGCGGTTTGAGCGGGATCTGGTGGTCAAGCATCACCGATTGGGTCGGGACATTCGCCTGGCGAGACCGCACAGTTTGGTGGCGCAGGAACGAAGTACGGTCGAAGAAGCCTATCCTGGTGATATCATCGGCATCATCAATCCAGGGGTCTTCGCCATCGGCGATACGGTGTCGTTGACAGGGGGCTTCAATTTCAAACCCCTTCCGCAATTCCAGCCGGAAATCTTTGCGCGTCTCAGACCCACGGATGTCGGGAAACGCAAGGCGTTCGACAAGGGCCTGTCCCAGATGGCCCAAGAGGGCACGGTGCAGATCATGCGCAGTCTCCATGATCAGGAGACACTGATCGCCGCCGTCGGTCGGCTGCAGTTCGATGTGCTGCAATATCGACTGCGCCACGAATATCGTGTCGACACGATCGTGGATGCGCTGCCCTTTACCTGCAGCGCGTGGCTGGAGGGGGATCCTTCGACGTTCAAATCTCCGTCCGCCTCGATGATCGTGAAAGATCATCGCGATCGGATCGTCGTCCTCTTCGGCGATCAGCTCATGAAGACCATCGCCCGCGATCGCAATCCCGATCATGTGTTGCGTGACATGGGCTAG
- the amaB gene encoding L-piperidine-6-carboxylate dehydrogenase, with protein MSTNHTALRDLGIQAVNSGGSTGNAWWSGRNTGSLLPSINPSTGEQIAGVYPCSSDDYQRIVKESVEAFRAWRMVPAPKRGEVVRLIGHALREKKDQLGTLVSLEVGKIKAEGDGEVQEMIDMADFAVGQSRMLYGVTMQSERPAHRMSEQWHPLGPVGVITAFNFPVAVWAWNAFVAAIAGDTVIWKPSPKAPLCAVAVQQICNRVMQQLGYSGIFSLFIADQPTLAEQMVQDHRLPLISFTGSVPVGRRVAAAVGQRLGRALLELSGNNAVIVDETADLDLAARAIVFGAVGTAGQRCTTTRRLIVHESRYEELVGRLVKAYAQVQIGNPLEKNVLMGPLIDHVAVEGYRAALDEIKKEGGEILCGGRVLSRAGFFVEPTIVRAQNHWPVVQRETFAPILYVMTFQTIDDAIQMQNDVPQGLSSAMFSTHLRHGERFLSAAGSDCGIANVNIGTSGAEIGGAFGGEKETGGGREAGSDSWKAYMRRQTNTVNWGTELPLAQGIKFGS; from the coding sequence ATGAGCACGAATCATACTGCGCTCCGAGACCTGGGCATTCAAGCCGTGAATTCCGGCGGGAGCACCGGCAATGCCTGGTGGTCCGGTCGTAATACGGGATCCCTCCTCCCCTCGATCAATCCTTCGACCGGGGAGCAAATCGCCGGCGTCTACCCCTGTTCATCCGATGATTATCAACGGATCGTGAAAGAGTCGGTTGAGGCGTTCCGCGCGTGGCGCATGGTCCCGGCGCCGAAGCGGGGCGAGGTCGTCCGGCTCATCGGCCACGCCTTGCGCGAGAAGAAGGATCAATTGGGCACGCTCGTCTCATTGGAAGTCGGCAAGATCAAGGCGGAGGGCGACGGTGAAGTGCAGGAGATGATCGACATGGCGGATTTCGCCGTCGGTCAGTCGCGGATGCTCTACGGCGTCACGATGCAGTCCGAGCGGCCGGCCCACCGGATGAGCGAGCAGTGGCATCCGTTAGGACCGGTCGGCGTGATCACCGCGTTCAATTTTCCTGTCGCCGTGTGGGCCTGGAATGCGTTTGTGGCGGCCATTGCCGGCGATACGGTGATCTGGAAGCCGTCACCGAAGGCGCCGCTCTGCGCCGTGGCCGTTCAACAAATTTGCAATCGCGTGATGCAGCAACTCGGCTATTCCGGAATTTTTTCGCTGTTCATCGCCGATCAACCGACGCTGGCGGAACAGATGGTGCAGGACCATCGGCTCCCGCTGATTTCCTTCACGGGCTCGGTGCCGGTCGGGCGTCGAGTCGCCGCCGCGGTCGGCCAGCGGTTGGGACGCGCGCTGCTCGAACTCAGCGGCAACAATGCCGTGATCGTCGACGAGACTGCCGACTTGGACCTGGCCGCGCGCGCGATTGTGTTCGGTGCCGTCGGGACGGCCGGTCAGCGGTGCACGACGACCAGGCGTCTGATTGTCCATGAATCACGCTATGAAGAATTGGTCGGCAGACTCGTGAAGGCCTATGCCCAAGTGCAGATCGGCAATCCTCTTGAAAAGAATGTGCTCATGGGGCCGCTCATCGACCATGTGGCGGTGGAAGGCTATCGTGCCGCGCTGGACGAGATTAAGAAGGAGGGCGGCGAGATTCTCTGCGGTGGCCGCGTCCTGAGTCGGGCCGGGTTTTTCGTCGAGCCCACGATCGTGCGGGCGCAGAATCACTGGCCCGTCGTCCAACGCGAAACCTTCGCGCCGATTCTGTATGTCATGACCTTCCAGACGATCGATGACGCGATTCAGATGCAGAACGACGTGCCCCAGGGGCTCTCCTCCGCCATGTTCTCCACTCATCTGCGTCATGGCGAACGGTTTCTCTCGGCCGCCGGCAGCGATTGCGGCATCGCCAACGTCAATATCGGAACCTCGGGAGCCGAGATCGGCGGGGCATTCGGTGGAGAAAAGGAAACAGGGGGCGGCCGCGAAGCTGGCTCGGATTCCTGGAAAGCCTATATGCGCCGTCAGACCAACACCGTCAACTGGGGAACGGAGTTGCCGCTGGCGCAAGGCATTAAGTTTGGATCTTGA